A genomic region of Streptosporangium lutulentum contains the following coding sequences:
- a CDS encoding FAD-binding oxidoreductase, which produces MTFTDSSLPPVLPEDAAALVAAVAGSVLLPGDAGYDDERAVFNLNHDLAPAAIVVAESAADVQATVAFAAEQHRPILVKTTGHQMIGPAHGSVVIATRRMNDVAIDAVSRTARVGAGAIWSEVITEAAKAGLAPLNGSNPTVGVSGYTLGGGLSPTLGRSHGYAADHARSLEVVTADGELRHADAESEPELFWALRGGKGNFGVVTALEFALFPVPRLYGGGIYFPSERMADVLRAWTAWYSGTPETMVSSFAAMRLPPLPELPEPLRGAFVVSLRFAYNGTAADGERMIAPLRAVAPAVLDTVRDMPYTEVASIHNEPTESLPYYERGIMLREFPAEAQDKLVELVGPDSDTTLWIAELRALGGAWDREPAVPNAVATRGLPYSLLGVEVGPLAQEQRLKKSVAALLDGMKPWQGDRRLVNNLAPEEATDAAAIYGPERYERLMAVKRTYDPANMFRINHNVVPAA; this is translated from the coding sequence ATGACTTTCACCGACTCATCCCTGCCGCCGGTCCTGCCGGAAGATGCCGCGGCCCTCGTGGCCGCGGTGGCAGGTTCGGTCCTGCTGCCGGGCGACGCGGGATACGACGACGAACGCGCCGTCTTCAACCTGAATCACGACCTGGCGCCCGCGGCGATCGTGGTGGCGGAAAGCGCGGCCGATGTCCAGGCCACCGTCGCTTTCGCGGCGGAGCAGCACCGGCCGATCCTGGTGAAGACCACCGGCCACCAGATGATCGGCCCGGCGCACGGCTCCGTCGTGATCGCGACCCGTCGGATGAATGACGTGGCCATCGACGCAGTCAGCCGCACGGCCCGGGTCGGCGCCGGAGCGATATGGTCCGAGGTCATCACGGAGGCGGCCAAGGCCGGGCTGGCTCCGCTGAACGGATCGAATCCCACGGTGGGAGTCTCCGGTTACACCCTGGGCGGCGGCCTCAGCCCGACCCTCGGCCGCTCCCACGGCTACGCCGCCGACCATGCGCGCTCGCTCGAGGTGGTGACCGCCGACGGCGAACTGCGGCATGCCGACGCGGAATCCGAACCCGAACTGTTCTGGGCGCTGCGCGGCGGCAAGGGCAACTTCGGAGTCGTCACCGCGCTGGAATTCGCCTTGTTCCCGGTGCCCCGCCTCTACGGCGGCGGCATCTACTTCCCCAGTGAGCGGATGGCCGACGTGCTGCGAGCCTGGACCGCCTGGTACTCGGGCACACCGGAGACCATGGTCTCCTCGTTCGCGGCGATGCGACTGCCACCGCTGCCCGAACTGCCCGAACCGCTACGCGGGGCGTTCGTGGTGTCTCTGCGGTTCGCTTACAACGGCACGGCCGCGGACGGCGAACGGATGATCGCGCCGCTGCGGGCGGTGGCTCCGGCAGTCCTGGACACCGTGCGGGACATGCCGTACACCGAGGTCGCATCGATCCACAACGAGCCGACCGAATCGCTGCCCTACTACGAACGGGGCATCATGCTGCGGGAGTTCCCCGCGGAGGCACAGGACAAGCTGGTCGAACTCGTCGGCCCGGACTCCGACACCACCCTGTGGATCGCCGAACTGCGCGCCCTGGGCGGGGCCTGGGACCGGGAGCCCGCGGTACCCAACGCCGTGGCGACCAGGGGCCTGCCGTACAGCCTGTTGGGCGTCGAGGTCGGCCCGCTGGCGCAGGAACAGCGGCTCAAGAAGTCGGTCGCCGCGCTGCTCGACGGCATGAAACCATGGCAGGGCGACCGGCGACTGGTGAACAACCTCGCCCCGGAAGAGGCGACCGACGCCGCCGCGATCTACGGCCCGGAACGCTACGAGCGCCTGATGGCCGTCAAGAGGACCTACGACCCGGCCAACATGTTCCGGATCAACCACAACGTGGTACCGGCCGCCTGA